The genomic window CAGGTAAAAATGTAATGAAACAAAACCTATCTGTAAAAGACGGTTCTTTGAATCAGCAGGTATATTTTAAAAATCTGGTGAGTGGGGCTTATTTGGTAAATATTACCGACGAATCAGGAAAAGTATTATTAAATAAGAAAATTTTGGTTACCGAATAATTTTTAACTTTATTTACAACTTAAAAACCTTCCCAATACATTTGAGAAGGTTTTTTAATGAATATTTGATATTCAGGAGATTTTATTCTTAAGATTATAATGTACTTTTATAAAAAAAATATAAATGAAGCTATACTTTAATGTAGGTTATAGTGTAAAAGTTGGAGAAAAATTACAGGTGGTGATTCATGAAGAAGGTTTTGCATCTCAGACTCATACTATGTTTTGTGCAGAAAACGATTTGTGGAAATGTGAAGTTGATTACTTTTCCAAATCGATTTCTTACCAATATCAGCTTGTGGATGAAAGAGGAAACCATCTGAGAACAGAGCTTGTGCGGCATCATCTTAACTTTCCTCACAACTACAAAGAATTTGTGATTTTTGATGAGTGGAATAACAAAAATTTCCCGGAAAATTATCTGAATAACAAGATTCTTTACAACAAGCTGAATCATTTTTCTCCGGAGAAAATTTCGGTGTTAAAAAAGCATACCCATTTATTCAGAATTGAAGCTCCGATTTATAACCCAAACTGGAAAATTGTATTATTCGGAAGTACAAATTCTTTGGGGAATTGGGAGTATGAGAAAGTAATCCATTTATCTCAGACGGATTTTGGAGTCTGGGAAGTGCCTGTTGAAATTCCGGAGAATGAATTTATCCAGTTTAAATATTGTATTTACGATATTTCTGAAGCTAAAGTAATTGATGTGGAAAACGGAGAGAACAGATTCGCTGTTCCCAACCGCTCAAAGGATATTCTGCAGATTGTTTCGAATCATTATTTTAAATTTAAATTGTATCAGATGTACCGTGACGCCGGAGTTGCAGTTCCGGTATTTTCATTAAGAACGGAGGATGGTTTTGGCGTAGGTGAGTTTCCTGATATGAAAAAATTAGCAGACTGGGCAAAAGAAACCCATTTGGGGATCATCCAGATTTTGCCGATTAACGATACGACGGCCAATTACTCATGGACGGATTCTTACCCTTATGCAGCCATTTCCGTATATGCATTACATCCGCAATATATTTCTCTTGAAAATCTTGATTTTGAATTACCGAAACATTTAGTTGAAGAGTATCAAGCTGAAAAAGAATTACTTAATTCGTTAGAGTTAATCGATTATGAAAAAATGATTTCCGCAAAATGGAAATATTTGAAAGCGGTTTTTAATGAAGATAAAGACCAAATTTATAAGGATAAAGGATTCAAAAAATTTATTAAAGATAATGAGAGCTGGCTTCTTCCCTACGCTGCGTTTTGTGTGTTGAGAGACAAAAATAAAACCCCGAACTTTAATGAATGGAAGACTCACAAAAAGTATATTGCAGGAAAAATAACCCCATTTTTTAATACAAAAAGCAAGGAGTATGATATCTCAATGCTTCATGCTTGGGTGCAGTATCAGCTTCATAAGCAGCTGAAAGAGGCGATCGATTATACCCATAGTTTGGGAATTTCCGTGAAAGGAGATCTGCCGATCGGAATTTACCGGTATTCTGTGGAAGCCTGGACGGAGCCTGAACTTTTCGGAATGGATTTCCAAACAGGATCACCGCCGGATCAGTTTACAGAATTAGGACAGAACTGGGAGTTTCCGACCTATAATTGGGAAGCTATGAAAGCAGACGATTATACCTGGTGGAAGAACAGATTCAAGGCATTGGAGCAATATTTTGATGCGATGAGAATTGACCATATTTTAGGTTTTTTCAGGATTTGGAGAATGCCGATTTCGGC from Chryseobacterium camelliae includes these protein-coding regions:
- a CDS encoding 4-alpha-glucanotransferase; translation: MKLYFNVGYSVKVGEKLQVVIHEEGFASQTHTMFCAENDLWKCEVDYFSKSISYQYQLVDERGNHLRTELVRHHLNFPHNYKEFVIFDEWNNKNFPENYLNNKILYNKLNHFSPEKISVLKKHTHLFRIEAPIYNPNWKIVLFGSTNSLGNWEYEKVIHLSQTDFGVWEVPVEIPENEFIQFKYCIYDISEAKVIDVENGENRFAVPNRSKDILQIVSNHYFKFKLYQMYRDAGVAVPVFSLRTEDGFGVGEFPDMKKLADWAKETHLGIIQILPINDTTANYSWTDSYPYAAISVYALHPQYISLENLDFELPKHLVEEYQAEKELLNSLELIDYEKMISAKWKYLKAVFNEDKDQIYKDKGFKKFIKDNESWLLPYAAFCVLRDKNKTPNFNEWKTHKKYIAGKITPFFNTKSKEYDISMLHAWVQYQLHKQLKEAIDYTHSLGISVKGDLPIGIYRYSVEAWTEPELFGMDFQTGSPPDQFTELGQNWEFPTYNWEAMKADDYTWWKNRFKALEQYFDAMRIDHILGFFRIWRMPISAVQGILGYFYPAVPVTLEEFKAWNIPFSFDRYCKPLINDQILWNYLGENNGKALEFIHNNHDGTYSFKEEFDTQRKLVDFFKKNPHGQIEEQLISLCANVLFLEEERDGEKVYHPRFNVYNIDSYQYLSEEEKKSVYDLYHDYFFRRQDHLWYEKAMEKLPMILNATKMLICGEDLGLVPACVPVVMDELGIIALKIQRMPSENIPFYNPKNASYLNVVTASTHDSSTLRQWWKEDQALIQKYFNQQLVQYGKAPEELDSSLAEIIMKQHLYTDAVLAIFPIQEFLATDEELTNPKTDNERINNPAVFPHYWRYRMHLNLEDLKQEKLFNKKIAGWVKDSGRV